The nucleotide sequence GCCAGTAAATCTACTTTGTCTTGCCCACTGCCAGCCATAACCGGCAACCAGGGAGTGGGATTGTCTGTGACGGGCAATAATACCCGCCCATTGTAAAACGCCTCAACATAGATCTCGGTATAGCCACGATTAACAATCTGGTCGAGGACTGAATCCAGCGATCCTGCTCTGGCATCACAGGGGTAAAGGCGCAGCCAGATCCCCTGGTTTTGTGTCCAGGCCTTTTCCCGACATTTGCGTAAGCCCTCAGCATGTCGGGCAATCAAGTCTGCATAGCTTTTTTGAGCATTTTTGTCACCTTTAAGCGCGGCCTGGCGCAATTTTTCCTTCTGCGCGATCGCAACTGGTGATTGTTGACAGTAGGGTGGACTCTGGGCCTGAGCAGGCGGTGCTAACCATTCCAGCCCTACTAATCCAGGTGCCAGGGCAGCCGCAACCAGGCGACCACAAAAAAACGACTTCATTTGTCTCATGAAGGACTTCCAGCAATTCAGACTCACCTCAGACATTATCGACGCGATCGCCCAGAATGGAACAGACAATTAAAGTGAGCCTTAGAAAATCACTGAAAAACCCTGGAACAAAGGCTTCGTAGTCAGCCAGATCAGTTGAACACTTGCCAGAAACCTCAATCAACCAACTTAAGAGGGTGCTTGAAAAGCCTATAGGGTAGCTTGAACTAAGGATCGAAGGTATACGTACAGGTAACTCTTGCTCTTCAAGCCTACCTTTTCAAACATCCTCTTATACTATGTATCAATTATTGAATAACTTCTACTTCAGCGTTGTTTCTGGCTAGAATAACCACAACCTAATCTAGCTCATCAATCTACCCCATCAGTTTCCCATCCCTGTATTTCATGGGCTTTTTCTAAACATTAAGCCCCCTTGTAATTCCCTCAGCAGGTGAGTTGACAACAGGAGAATAGGTAATTGGAATCATCGAATGATTACTCAAAAATGAGCACCAGTGAAAATGGGTATATGAACCTGGTAGTGAGGAAATTCATGTCTGTTTTGTCTGCAACAGCAGCAAGTAAACCTTGAGCGTCTGTTGCCCTACCCTTCCTGAAGGGAACCCTAGTGGAAACGCTTGACACCGCACAGAAAAACCCTGGAAGCCATAGGATGCAGCCATGCCAACTGTTCTCAAAATCCTCAATCCTACCACCCTCAAGAGAAAACCCATTCAATCATCTCTGTTGCCCGAAGAAGAGAAACAACCCCTTGAGCTAGACAAACAACTGGAGGTTCACTCTTTTGTCATTGAGCGCGATCATGTCAGGGTCGCCTTTGCCAGGGATTCTTTCAAAGGATTTAACACCTGGTATGCCTTTGGGGGGCACGTTCAGATTATTAAAGATGATGTTGTTGTATTTCCTAAACCCAAGCCCAGAACTGTAAAATTGGCAATCCCGTACAAATCCCAGCTAGATAATGAAGAGAACCCTACTGGTTCCTGTAATGTCACCTCCCTTGCCATGTGCCTGGAGTTCTTGGGTGCCAAACGCCGGGTAAATTCTGGTCAATTTGAGGATGAACTCTATCGGTATGCTATTAATCGGGGTCTAAGTCGCCATGATCCCCATGATCTGGCAATCATTGTGGAAGACTATGGCTGCCGGGATGACTTCCGGACCAATGCCACAATTGAGCAGGCACAGGATTGGTTGGCTGATGGCAAACCAATCGTAACTCACGGGTACTTTACCTCGTTTGGTCATATTGTGGTTCTCGCTGGTTTCGACGAGAAGGGGTTTTTGGTTCACGATCCCTATGGTGAATGGACTCCCAGAGGCTACCGCACCGATCTGAGTGGTAAGTATGTGAACTACTCTTACAACATGATTAGAAATATCTGCATTCCCGACGGCAGCTTTTGGGTCCACTTCATTTCCAAAAAATAGTTACGGACACCAATCAGGAATTGAGTAGAAAGTTTTCAACTCAAAACTTTAGCATTTTCGACTCTTAACGCTTAACCTTCGCCTCCTACCTGATTTTCATACTCAGGTCTAACCAGGTCGATCGCGTCACCGGGGCACTGCTGGAAATGTAGTCAATCCCGGTTTCTGCTATAGGACGAATAGTTTCCAGCGTTACGTTGCCAGAGGCTTCAATTTTGATGAGCTGATTCGTCCGACGAATTATTTCAACCGCCTGCCGCATCATCTCCAGCGACATATTATCCAGCATAATGATGTCTGCTCCGTGCTCCAGAGCTTCCTGCACCATTTCCAGATTCTCCGTTTCTACTTCAATTCTGAGTGGGTAAGGGATACCTGCACGAACCTGAGCGATCGCCTTCCCAATCCCACCCACCGCCGCAATATGATTATCCTTAATCATCACTGCATCATCCAGTCCCATTCGATGGTTCACCGCTCCCCCAACCTGGGTGGCATACTTCTCTAACAGCCTCAGTCCCGGTGTCGTTTTGCGGGTATCCACCAGTTGAGCGGGCAAATCCTCAATCAGAGCCACATACTTGCGGGTCATGGTTGCAATGCCGCTCAACCGCATTGCCAGATTGAGGGCTGTGCGTTCACCCACCAGTAATGCTTCCAGAGGGCCTTCCAGAGTTGCGATCGCCTGTCCTCGCTCGCAAGCCTCACCCTCCGCTACTTCAGGCATCAGGGTTGTCTGGGGGGCAAGCAACTGAAACACCCGGGCTGCGATCGGCAGTCCCGCAATAACCCCTGTCTCTTTAGCAACCCAGACAGCTTGCCCGATTTTGTTACGTGAGATGAAAAGAGTTTGGGTGGTGCGATCGCCCCGCCCAATGTCTTCCAGTAACCAGCTCTGCAAATGTTGATCGAGCAGCAGAAATGGCGGCAAGACAGCAGCAAAGGGAGTTTTCATGGGATTGCAAGATCGAACTGTGGAATGAAAACATGGACAAGAATGTTTTAATGGGATTCCTGCATCAATTATGAATCTCCATTGTCCATTAGCTTTTTGATATGAATCTCCATTGTCCATTAGCTTTTTGAGGCAAAAGCCAGAGTTTGCAGGTGCAAATTTCTTATTCAGGCAGTCAGGACAGAGTTTTAGAGAAGAA is from Leptothermofonsia sichuanensis E412 and encodes:
- a CDS encoding C39 family peptidase — its product is MPTVLKILNPTTLKRKPIQSSLLPEEEKQPLELDKQLEVHSFVIERDHVRVAFARDSFKGFNTWYAFGGHVQIIKDDVVVFPKPKPRTVKLAIPYKSQLDNEENPTGSCNVTSLAMCLEFLGAKRRVNSGQFEDELYRYAINRGLSRHDPHDLAIIVEDYGCRDDFRTNATIEQAQDWLADGKPIVTHGYFTSFGHIVVLAGFDEKGFLVHDPYGEWTPRGYRTDLSGKYVNYSYNMIRNICIPDGSFWVHFISKK
- the nadC gene encoding carboxylating nicotinate-nucleotide diphosphorylase, with translation MKTPFAAVLPPFLLLDQHLQSWLLEDIGRGDRTTQTLFISRNKIGQAVWVAKETGVIAGLPIAARVFQLLAPQTTLMPEVAEGEACERGQAIATLEGPLEALLVGERTALNLAMRLSGIATMTRKYVALIEDLPAQLVDTRKTTPGLRLLEKYATQVGGAVNHRMGLDDAVMIKDNHIAAVGGIGKAIAQVRAGIPYPLRIEVETENLEMVQEALEHGADIIMLDNMSLEMMRQAVEIIRRTNQLIKIEASGNVTLETIRPIAETGIDYISSSAPVTRSTWLDLSMKIR